One window of Candidatus Nitrospira kreftii genomic DNA carries:
- a CDS encoding preprotein translocase membrane subunit: protein MLERLLTSFQNIFKIPELRTRVLFTLGMLVVYRVGSHIPTPGINGEALSEFLQKQGGALLGFLDIFSGGSLSRLTIFALGIMPYISASIILQLLTVVVPHLTKLAKEGERGRKKIIQYTRFGTIGIALIQGFGIAVGLEQMNQGAFVLTAGWGFRLMTVITLTAGTGFLMWLGEQITERGVGNGISLIIFAGIVARLPSAVAQTYNLYEIGQLNAFLLVALGLLMVAVVAAIVFLESGRRKIPVQYAKRVVGRRVYGGQSTHIPLKINTAGVIPPIFASSIIAFPATIAGFFETPWIKSIGMQLAPGSLLYTLMYVGLIVFFCFFYTAVVLNPVDMADNMKKYGGFIPGIRPGQRTSDYIYNVLTKITFAGAIYLAIVCVIPEFLIYKLNVPFYFGGTSLLIVIGVGLDTAQQIESHMLMRNYEGFLGKGMAPLRGRSG from the coding sequence GTGCTTGAGCGGCTCCTCACCAGTTTTCAGAATATCTTTAAGATTCCCGAGCTGCGTACTCGCGTTCTGTTCACGCTCGGAATGTTGGTCGTCTATCGTGTGGGCTCACATATTCCAACTCCTGGTATCAACGGAGAAGCCCTGTCAGAATTTTTACAGAAACAGGGTGGCGCTCTCTTAGGGTTTCTCGATATTTTTTCAGGCGGTTCGTTGTCACGCCTGACGATCTTTGCGCTGGGCATCATGCCATACATCAGCGCGTCGATCATTCTTCAATTATTGACGGTCGTCGTTCCGCATTTGACCAAGTTGGCCAAGGAGGGTGAACGAGGCCGTAAAAAGATTATTCAGTACACGCGGTTCGGAACGATTGGTATCGCTCTGATTCAAGGGTTTGGCATTGCGGTTGGATTGGAGCAAATGAATCAGGGGGCGTTTGTGCTCACAGCCGGATGGGGATTCCGTCTTATGACGGTGATCACGCTCACAGCAGGAACCGGCTTCTTGATGTGGCTGGGTGAGCAGATCACCGAGAGAGGCGTTGGAAATGGGATCTCGTTAATCATTTTTGCCGGAATCGTGGCGCGGCTCCCATCGGCGGTCGCACAGACCTACAATTTGTATGAGATCGGCCAGCTCAACGCGTTCTTACTGGTTGCCTTGGGTCTACTCATGGTCGCTGTTGTGGCCGCAATCGTTTTTTTGGAAAGCGGGCGACGAAAGATACCGGTTCAGTATGCGAAGCGAGTGGTTGGACGAAGGGTTTATGGGGGACAGAGCACGCATATTCCATTGAAGATCAATACAGCAGGCGTGATTCCTCCCATATTTGCCTCGTCGATCATTGCGTTTCCTGCGACCATAGCCGGGTTCTTTGAGACCCCATGGATAAAATCTATCGGAATGCAGTTAGCCCCTGGATCGCTTCTCTACACGTTGATGTATGTGGGGCTGATTGTCTTTTTCTGTTTCTTTTACACGGCGGTCGTCCTTAACCCTGTCGATATGGCTGACAACATGAAAAAGTACGGAGGCTTCATTCCAGGGATCAGGCCAGGGCAGCGGACTTCCGATTATATCTACAATGTTCTGACGAAAATTACGTTCGCCGGTGCTATTTACCTTGCAATTGTCTGTGTAATTCCTGAATTCCTTATTTACAAGTTGAATGTCCCTTTTTATTTCGGGGGAACATCTCTGCTCATTGTAATTGGGGTCGGGCTCGATACCGCTCAGCAGATTGAATCTCACATGTTGATGCGCAACTACGAGGGGTTTTTAGGTAAAGGGATGGCTCCGTTACGTGGAAGAAGTGGTTAA
- a CDS encoding 30S ribosomal subunit protein S13 has protein sequence MARIAGVDLPRNKRTGIGLTYIYGIGRTSAQQILDEAGIDGTVRVKDLSEDKIVKLREIIERDHRVEGDLRKEISLNIKRLIDTGTYRGLRHRKGLPVRGQRTKTNARTRKGRRAGVSSKPRPTGPK, from the coding sequence ATGGCACGTATTGCTGGCGTCGATCTACCAAGAAATAAGCGAACTGGAATTGGGTTAACGTATATCTACGGGATCGGCCGGACATCTGCCCAACAGATTCTTGATGAGGCTGGGATCGATGGAACAGTTCGTGTCAAGGATTTAAGCGAAGACAAGATCGTCAAGTTGCGTGAAATCATTGAGCGCGATCATCGAGTTGAAGGTGATCTTCGTAAAGAAATATCCCTCAATATCAAACGGCTGATTGATACGGGGACATACCGAGGGTTGCGTCATCGCAAAGGATTACCGGTCCGTGGTCAACGTACTAAAACTAATGCCAGAACACGTAAGGGACGGCGTGCGGGAGTGAGTAGTAAGCCGCGACCAACGGGTCCAAAATAG
- a CDS encoding 30S ribosomal subunit protein S5, giving the protein MRVNPDELNLKDKVVFINRVAKVVKGGKRFNFCALVVVGDGHGWVGIGKGKAAEVPVAISKAVEQAKKHLVHVPLKGGTIPHEVHGLFGAEHVLLKPAVDGTGIIAGGAVRAVVELVGAHNIIAKTLGRGNPFNTVRATLDGLTQLRNLDDVLRFRRQAVAEGRERATI; this is encoded by the coding sequence GTGCGAGTCAATCCCGATGAATTAAACCTGAAAGATAAAGTCGTATTCATCAACCGAGTTGCAAAGGTTGTCAAGGGAGGCAAACGCTTCAACTTCTGTGCTCTCGTCGTCGTTGGTGATGGCCATGGGTGGGTCGGTATCGGGAAGGGAAAGGCTGCCGAAGTTCCGGTTGCGATTTCTAAGGCTGTCGAGCAGGCGAAGAAACATCTCGTTCATGTCCCGCTCAAAGGTGGGACTATCCCGCATGAAGTACACGGTTTGTTCGGAGCGGAACACGTGTTGCTGAAACCCGCGGTCGATGGAACGGGTATCATCGCCGGGGGCGCCGTTCGTGCCGTTGTGGAATTAGTCGGTGCCCACAATATTATTGCGAAAACTCTTGGGCGCGGCAATCCCTTCAATACCGTTCGTGCCACTCTTGACGGACTAACCCAGCTCAGAAATTTGGACGATGTCCTTCGCTTCCGCCGGCAAGCTGTCGCCGAAGGGCGAGAAAGGGCAACGATCTAA
- a CDS encoding putative lipopolysaccharide transport protein B: ATP-binding component of ABC superfamily protein, translating into MTQSIHAGTGALIGSHSAQHGDCLQARALVKSFRGRKVVKGVAIEVYAGEVVGLLGPNGAGKTTIFDMVVGLCQPDEGEITFKGESVTSLPMYKRARRGIGYLPQESSVFRRLSVENNVLAILEMLGYARKERSQRVDALLKELDLLHIRKSMAYALSGGERRRLEITRALATTPSFMLLDEPFAGIDPIAVADIQQIITRLKNKGIGILITDHNVQETLSIVDRAYIINEGLILESGPPEVIVQSETARAVYLGEQFKL; encoded by the coding sequence GTGACTCAGAGTATTCACGCTGGGACAGGGGCTCTTATCGGTTCACACTCCGCACAGCATGGAGACTGTCTACAGGCTAGGGCATTAGTCAAAAGTTTTCGTGGCCGAAAAGTTGTCAAAGGAGTTGCAATCGAAGTCTATGCTGGTGAGGTGGTCGGCCTTCTTGGTCCTAATGGAGCTGGGAAGACCACCATTTTTGACATGGTGGTGGGTTTATGCCAGCCTGATGAAGGGGAAATAACCTTCAAGGGAGAATCAGTTACCAGTCTGCCGATGTATAAGCGAGCACGAAGGGGGATAGGGTATCTTCCTCAGGAATCATCAGTCTTTCGCCGACTTTCCGTAGAGAATAATGTCTTGGCGATTCTTGAAATGCTGGGGTATGCTCGTAAAGAGCGGAGTCAACGGGTGGACGCTCTGCTCAAAGAATTGGATCTTCTCCATATTCGTAAGAGTATGGCCTATGCCCTGTCAGGAGGAGAGCGTCGACGTTTAGAGATTACGAGAGCCTTGGCAACCACGCCGTCATTTATGTTGCTGGATGAACCGTTTGCGGGGATTGATCCCATCGCTGTTGCCGATATTCAACAGATCATCACTCGATTGAAAAATAAAGGGATCGGAATACTCATTACCGATCATAACGTCCAGGAAACGCTATCCATAGTCGACCGAGCCTACATCATCAACGAAGGATTGATTCTAGAATCCGGACCTCCTGAGGTAATCGTCCAGAGCGAAACTGCTCGAGCGGTCTACCTCGGTGAACAGTTCAAGTTATAG
- a CDS encoding hypothetical protein (conserved exported protein of unknown function) codes for MFMWISFLLLNVISFGGTSTAHSTELGSLKQNVEEPGVPTTITSKKMTVRNQDSQAVFEGMVVLTRGPLVVHSDKMVVTFHSRKRELIQRSSNGANHEEPAQNFPAPIASSTTSTISNRSVSRIEATADAHPVKLEYENGNATCQKAVYFVDGDKVVLTGEPVAWERGTRVSGKQITIFLTEERSVVEGGSHLRIEGEGADKP; via the coding sequence ATGTTCATGTGGATCTCGTTCCTGCTTCTTAATGTCATATCTTTCGGAGGCACGTCCACCGCGCATTCCACGGAGCTTGGAAGCCTGAAGCAGAATGTTGAGGAGCCTGGTGTTCCGACGACCATTACGTCTAAGAAGATGACGGTCCGCAATCAAGATAGTCAGGCAGTGTTCGAGGGAATGGTTGTACTGACTCGAGGCCCCCTTGTTGTTCACTCAGATAAAATGGTTGTGACATTTCATTCTCGAAAGCGAGAACTCATCCAGCGGTCGTCCAATGGAGCGAACCACGAAGAGCCAGCTCAGAACTTCCCTGCACCCATAGCTAGCAGTACCACGTCGACGATTTCGAATCGCTCCGTCAGTCGGATCGAAGCGACCGCGGATGCTCACCCTGTCAAGCTTGAATACGAGAACGGCAACGCCACTTGCCAAAAAGCAGTGTATTTCGTCGACGGAGACAAAGTTGTGTTAACTGGTGAACCCGTGGCATGGGAGAGGGGGACGCGTGTCAGTGGTAAGCAGATTACAATTTTTCTTACTGAAGAGCGGAGTGTCGTAGAAGGAGGGTCTCACCTTCGCATTGAGGGTGAAGGGGCGGACAAGCCGTGA
- a CDS encoding 50S ribosomal subunit protein L18 produces the protein MNAANKVQQLERRRRRVRQVILGTSERPRLNVFRSTAHIYAQIIDDIRGTTLAAASSLDKALRTTLKSTGGIEAAKAVGKLIADRAKAAKVTTVVFDRGGRMYHGRIKALADASREGGLKF, from the coding sequence ATGAATGCGGCAAACAAGGTTCAACAACTTGAGCGACGACGGCGTCGGGTGCGACAGGTCATTCTAGGGACGTCCGAGCGACCACGATTAAACGTCTTTAGAAGCACGGCCCATATCTACGCCCAAATTATCGATGATATTCGGGGTACGACGTTGGCTGCTGCCTCGTCACTTGATAAGGCGCTTCGCACAACCCTCAAGTCAACTGGTGGAATTGAAGCGGCCAAAGCAGTTGGCAAATTGATAGCGGATCGTGCCAAGGCTGCAAAGGTCACAACGGTCGTTTTTGACCGAGGGGGACGGATGTATCATGGCCGTATCAAAGCCCTTGCGGATGCCTCCCGTGAGGGAGGATTGAAATTTTAG
- a CDS encoding 30S ribosomal protein S11: MSVKKGKKKERRIIQSGVAHVQASFNNTIVTITDMSGNTVVWASAGNQGFKGSRKSTPFAAQRAGEAAARKAMESGMRQVDVYVNGPGSGRESAIRSLQGAGLRINLIRDVTPIPHNGCRPPKRRRV, translated from the coding sequence ATGAGTGTTAAAAAAGGGAAAAAGAAAGAGCGTCGAATTATTCAGAGTGGGGTGGCGCATGTGCAGGCGTCATTCAATAATACAATTGTGACGATCACCGATATGAGCGGCAATACGGTGGTGTGGGCAAGCGCTGGCAACCAAGGGTTCAAAGGATCACGTAAAAGCACACCCTTCGCGGCGCAGAGGGCTGGAGAAGCTGCGGCACGAAAGGCCATGGAAAGTGGGATGCGACAAGTTGATGTGTATGTGAATGGCCCAGGTTCCGGGCGAGAGTCCGCGATTCGCTCATTGCAGGGGGCTGGCTTGAGAATCAATCTGATCCGTGATGTGACACCGATTCCACATAACGGGTGTCGGCCACCCAAGCGGCGTCGAGTTTGA
- a CDS encoding 50S ribosomal subunit protein L17: MRHRKKGRQLGRQTKHRGALFRNLVTSLLEQERIETTGAKAKEIRGFADRMITLGKEGTLPARRRALSFLRSKAVVSKLFDDVAGRFKDRSGGYTRIIKTRRRVGDAAEMVAIELVSRQEIPHKKTTVASTAQPASGQSGSST, encoded by the coding sequence GTGCGACATAGGAAAAAAGGACGACAACTTGGGAGGCAGACCAAGCACCGAGGAGCATTGTTTAGAAACTTGGTCACTTCACTGTTGGAGCAGGAGCGAATCGAGACGACTGGAGCGAAAGCGAAGGAGATACGAGGATTTGCTGATCGCATGATTACGCTTGGTAAAGAAGGAACTTTACCAGCGAGACGACGGGCTCTTAGCTTTCTTCGGAGCAAGGCTGTTGTGTCCAAACTATTTGACGACGTCGCAGGACGATTTAAGGATCGATCCGGAGGATACACCAGAATCATCAAGACTCGCCGGCGTGTCGGTGATGCTGCTGAAATGGTCGCAATCGAGTTGGTTTCACGCCAAGAGATCCCCCATAAGAAAACGACGGTTGCTTCCACGGCGCAGCCTGCGTCAGGCCAGTCTGGCTCCTCGACATAG
- a CDS encoding Methionine aminopeptidase 1, with product MIILKTPAEIEVMAQASRVVAEALEIVKKAVRPGISTEELDCIAEEEIRVRGALPAFKGYRNYPKTLCASVNDQVVHGIPSRRKLKEGDIIGLDLGAIVGGFYGDSAVTVAVGAVPGTTEKLVQVTKEALYLGIKQAVVGNRLSDISHAVQEHVEASGFSVVTEFVGHGIGRQLHEEPQVPNYGKPGQGPRLQPGMVLAIEPMVNIGRSAVRVLDDRWTAVTVDGSLSAHFEHTIAIQPTGTPRILSQL from the coding sequence ATGATCATTCTCAAAACGCCTGCTGAGATTGAAGTTATGGCACAGGCGTCACGGGTAGTCGCTGAAGCGTTAGAGATTGTGAAGAAGGCAGTCCGGCCTGGTATCAGTACGGAAGAGCTGGATTGCATCGCTGAAGAGGAGATACGAGTCAGGGGAGCGCTTCCAGCGTTCAAAGGCTATCGGAACTATCCCAAGACTCTCTGTGCCTCCGTGAACGACCAGGTGGTTCACGGAATCCCTTCAAGGCGAAAGCTGAAAGAAGGGGATATCATAGGCCTAGATCTTGGAGCAATTGTCGGCGGGTTCTATGGGGATTCAGCCGTGACCGTAGCCGTTGGGGCGGTTCCTGGAACAACGGAAAAATTGGTTCAAGTGACGAAAGAGGCGCTCTACTTGGGCATTAAACAGGCAGTGGTCGGTAATCGTCTTTCAGATATTTCACATGCAGTTCAAGAACATGTGGAAGCGTCAGGGTTTTCAGTCGTGACGGAGTTTGTTGGCCATGGAATCGGGCGACAATTGCACGAAGAGCCTCAGGTCCCGAACTATGGGAAACCGGGTCAAGGCCCTCGATTGCAGCCCGGGATGGTGTTGGCGATTGAACCTATGGTGAATATCGGGAGGAGCGCCGTTCGTGTTCTCGATGATCGATGGACGGCCGTCACAGTAGATGGCAGTCTGTCAGCCCATTTCGAACACACGATCGCCATACAACCAACCGGAACTCCTCGTATCTTGAGTCAGTTATAG
- a CDS encoding 30S ribosomal subunit protein S8: MVTDPIGDLLVRLKNGAQRRFETVTVPTSKLKRAILEILKREGYVDSIEDEVRDGHPVLNVRLRYIGEGQPMITGLERISKPGRRVYVGSEDIRKVRNGIGLSILSTSKGIMTDQESRKSHLGGEVLCSVW, from the coding sequence ATGGTTACCGATCCAATCGGCGATCTTTTGGTTCGTTTGAAGAATGGTGCTCAGCGCCGTTTTGAAACAGTCACGGTTCCCACCTCAAAATTGAAACGAGCAATTTTAGAAATTTTGAAGCGGGAAGGTTATGTCGACTCGATCGAAGATGAGGTGCGGGATGGTCATCCTGTTCTGAACGTGCGGCTTCGATACATAGGCGAAGGACAGCCTATGATTACTGGCTTGGAGCGTATTAGCAAACCAGGGCGCCGTGTGTATGTTGGTAGTGAGGATATTAGAAAAGTTCGCAATGGTATTGGCTTATCCATTCTCTCCACTTCGAAGGGAATTATGACTGATCAAGAATCTCGCAAGAGTCATCTTGGAGGCGAGGTTCTTTGCTCGGTATGGTAA
- a CDS encoding LPS export ABC transporter periplasmic protein LptC: MWELIARRTLLASSVLLAAFLGYLLVRNADSLPTSQPISLAPLEQADAKLSDFIFTQSRGDVVQWQVQAKQARVFEQEKQALLYDVALTFYGGDGEEVTVHGEEGTLDTASKNFVLSNREAPIIVTTRSGYTIYTNHLVWTDQTKEIRTEEPVRIVGQGMEIRGLGLLGRMESEEFEVLHDVHVDLVPAS; this comes from the coding sequence ATGTGGGAGCTTATAGCGAGACGCACTCTTCTGGCATCGAGTGTGTTATTAGCTGCATTCCTTGGGTATCTTCTCGTCAGAAATGCGGATTCTCTGCCGACTAGCCAACCGATTTCTCTTGCGCCACTGGAACAGGCCGATGCCAAACTCTCGGATTTTATTTTTACGCAATCGAGGGGTGACGTGGTGCAATGGCAAGTACAGGCAAAACAGGCTCGAGTATTTGAACAAGAAAAGCAAGCGTTGCTCTATGATGTGGCCCTCACTTTCTATGGCGGAGACGGTGAGGAAGTAACAGTCCATGGTGAAGAAGGAACCCTCGATACTGCGAGCAAGAATTTTGTGCTGTCGAATCGCGAGGCACCCATTATCGTAACAACCAGGAGTGGGTACACCATTTATACCAACCATTTGGTTTGGACGGATCAGACTAAAGAAATTCGAACAGAAGAACCTGTCCGAATTGTAGGACAGGGGATGGAGATAAGAGGTCTTGGACTGCTCGGACGAATGGAATCAGAAGAATTTGAGGTTCTACACGATGTTCATGTGGATCTCGTTCCTGCTTCTTAA
- a CDS encoding RNA polymerase, alpha subunit, translating to MIKAMKDFQIPMRVEVDKDAHSPTFGRFTTEAFERGFGTTIGNALRRILLSSLTGAAVTTVKIEGVVHEFSTIAGVTEDVTAIILNIKSLRLALHTDKPKTIRLKKKGPGEAKGSDILHDADVTILTPDLHIATLDKDATLDIEMTIKHGRGYVPAERNKEEGLPIGVIAIDSIFSPIKRVNFYVENARVGRMTDYDKLTMEIWTDGTISPRDALSTGAGILREHLDIFINPEERSEGKSEVGYEESQREVNRNLLRSVNELELSVRAANCLKNANIKTIADLVQKSEGEMLRTKNFGKKSLNEIKEILTEMGLSLGTKIEDGPSPHNGSPNPE from the coding sequence ATGATCAAAGCGATGAAGGACTTTCAGATCCCGATGCGGGTGGAAGTCGACAAGGATGCACATTCGCCCACGTTCGGGCGGTTTACAACGGAAGCATTTGAACGGGGGTTCGGCACGACAATTGGTAATGCCCTCCGTCGCATTTTGTTGTCGTCGCTTACGGGGGCTGCTGTGACCACCGTGAAGATCGAAGGAGTCGTCCACGAATTTTCGACGATTGCAGGTGTAACCGAAGATGTCACGGCCATTATTCTCAATATTAAGAGCCTGCGGTTGGCGCTTCACACGGATAAACCAAAGACGATACGGCTGAAGAAGAAAGGACCAGGGGAGGCAAAGGGCTCCGACATCCTTCACGATGCGGATGTGACGATTTTGACACCTGATCTGCATATCGCTACGCTCGACAAGGATGCCACGCTGGACATTGAGATGACCATCAAGCATGGGCGTGGTTATGTGCCGGCAGAACGCAACAAAGAAGAAGGATTACCGATCGGAGTGATCGCCATCGACTCCATTTTCTCACCGATCAAACGAGTCAATTTTTATGTTGAGAATGCGCGTGTTGGGCGCATGACCGATTACGATAAGCTAACAATGGAAATTTGGACGGACGGAACCATTAGCCCAAGAGACGCTCTATCGACCGGGGCAGGCATTTTACGTGAACATTTGGATATCTTTATCAATCCAGAGGAACGAAGCGAAGGGAAAAGTGAGGTCGGCTATGAGGAATCTCAGCGAGAAGTGAATAGGAATCTCTTGCGTAGTGTAAATGAGTTGGAATTATCTGTTCGAGCGGCCAATTGTCTCAAAAACGCGAATATCAAAACCATCGCTGATCTTGTGCAAAAATCGGAAGGGGAGATGCTTCGTACGAAAAACTTTGGAAAGAAATCTCTCAACGAGATTAAGGAAATTCTAACTGAGATGGGACTTTCGTTGGGGACAAAAATAGAAGATGGGCCTTCGCCACACAATGGAAGTCCAAATCCTGAATGA
- a CDS encoding protein chain initiation factor IF-1 — protein MAKEDIIEVQGSVAETLPNAMFRVKLDNGHVILAHISGKMRMHFIRILPGDKVTVEMSPYDLTRGRITYRFK, from the coding sequence GTGGCAAAAGAAGATATTATCGAAGTCCAGGGCTCGGTAGCGGAGACGCTCCCCAATGCCATGTTTCGAGTTAAGCTTGATAACGGCCATGTCATACTGGCTCATATCTCAGGGAAAATGCGGATGCACTTCATCCGTATTCTACCCGGCGATAAGGTCACGGTAGAAATGTCGCCCTATGATTTAACGCGAGGCCGTATCACCTATCGCTTTAAATAG
- a CDS encoding Adenylate kinase — protein sequence MRLVFLGAPGVGKGTQADKAAAHYGICKISTGDLLREAVRSQTPLGLEAKEHMDRGGLVPDSVVIGLVREKLADSSNASGFILDGFPRTVPQAEALAKVLNERGLHLDRVINFEVSREEIVRRLSGRRSCPKCQSIYHVDFAPSKRGSECERCGETLTQRSDDQQEAIETRLRVYEEQTSPLISFYEKQHVLSHLNGAETVDTVSQNILQMLATYQTA from the coding sequence ATGAGGTTGGTGTTCCTTGGTGCTCCGGGGGTTGGGAAAGGTACCCAGGCTGATAAGGCTGCAGCTCACTATGGCATCTGTAAGATCTCGACCGGTGATCTGCTTCGAGAGGCGGTTCGCAGTCAGACTCCTCTTGGCCTCGAAGCCAAAGAGCATATGGATCGAGGAGGATTAGTTCCTGACTCAGTGGTAATTGGATTAGTGCGAGAAAAGCTGGCAGATTCATCCAATGCATCCGGGTTTATTCTGGATGGATTCCCACGAACGGTTCCTCAGGCCGAAGCACTCGCTAAAGTGTTGAACGAACGAGGTCTGCATTTAGATCGCGTGATTAACTTCGAGGTCTCTCGAGAAGAAATCGTAAGACGTCTGAGTGGGCGTCGGAGTTGTCCTAAGTGCCAATCGATCTATCACGTCGACTTTGCTCCATCAAAGAGGGGAAGTGAGTGTGAGCGGTGTGGAGAAACATTGACTCAACGCAGCGATGATCAGCAAGAGGCGATTGAAACGCGGCTCCGTGTCTATGAAGAACAAACGTCACCATTGATCAGTTTTTATGAGAAGCAGCATGTGTTGTCGCATCTCAATGGTGCCGAGACGGTGGACACCGTGTCCCAAAATATCTTACAGATGCTGGCAACATACCAGACGGCATGA
- a CDS encoding 50S ribosomal subunit protein L6, giving the protein MSRIGKKPIAIPGGVEVKVAGTTVSVKGPLGKLDWSLVHGVKVAVSDGQLIVDRANDDRKVRALHGLTRAELNNMIQGVTKGYERSLEITGVGYKTQLQGRTLSFNVGYINPVIYQVPAGIDVKVDKQTLINLKGVDKRLVGQVAADLRAIKPPDVYKQKGVRYAGEILRKKEGKTGK; this is encoded by the coding sequence ATGTCTCGCATTGGGAAAAAACCAATTGCCATTCCTGGTGGAGTGGAAGTCAAAGTCGCTGGAACCACGGTGTCGGTTAAGGGGCCACTCGGAAAGTTAGATTGGTCTCTCGTGCATGGGGTGAAGGTGGCGGTCAGTGATGGCCAGCTCATTGTCGATCGTGCAAACGATGATCGAAAGGTGAGAGCGTTGCATGGCCTGACCCGTGCGGAGCTGAACAACATGATTCAGGGTGTTACGAAAGGCTACGAACGTTCGCTTGAAATTACCGGAGTCGGGTACAAGACTCAGCTTCAGGGTCGGACGTTAAGCTTCAATGTTGGATACATTAATCCGGTGATCTATCAAGTGCCGGCAGGTATCGATGTAAAGGTTGATAAGCAGACACTGATCAACCTCAAGGGCGTTGATAAGCGATTGGTAGGTCAGGTTGCAGCTGATCTGCGCGCCATTAAACCGCCGGATGTCTATAAGCAAAAGGGTGTCCGGTATGCTGGTGAAATCTTGCGGAAAAAAGAAGGCAAGACAGGGAAGTAG
- a CDS encoding 30S ribosomal subunit protein S4, with protein sequence MAKYRGPVCRLCRREGEKLFLKGTRCMTEKCAIERRSYPPGQHGQGRQRTSDYSLQLREKQKLRRIYGLQECQFRGVFQRAERQTGVTGDALLRLLECRLDNVTYRLGFGASRKQARQMVSHGHFTLNGKKITVAGALVKPGDVIEIRERSRDMAAIQAALESVDSRGIPDWLELDKGAFKGIVRSLPAKEQIALPVNEQMVVELYSR encoded by the coding sequence GTGGCAAAGTATCGTGGTCCTGTCTGTCGGTTGTGTCGACGAGAAGGTGAGAAGCTCTTTCTCAAGGGGACTCGCTGTATGACGGAAAAATGCGCCATCGAACGCCGAAGTTATCCACCTGGACAACATGGGCAGGGGCGACAGCGCACCTCTGACTATAGCCTTCAGCTTCGAGAGAAGCAAAAGTTGAGACGAATCTATGGGCTTCAGGAGTGCCAGTTCCGCGGTGTGTTTCAACGTGCTGAACGACAGACCGGCGTCACCGGCGACGCCCTACTGCGTCTTCTTGAGTGCCGACTGGATAATGTAACCTATCGTCTGGGGTTTGGTGCTTCACGCAAGCAGGCTCGTCAGATGGTCAGTCACGGGCATTTCACGCTGAACGGCAAGAAGATTACGGTTGCTGGTGCACTGGTGAAGCCGGGCGATGTGATTGAAATTCGTGAGCGAAGTCGGGACATGGCTGCAATCCAAGCTGCATTGGAATCTGTCGATAGTCGAGGAATTCCCGACTGGCTGGAACTGGATAAAGGCGCATTCAAGGGAATTGTCAGGTCCTTGCCGGCGAAGGAGCAGATCGCGTTACCGGTGAACGAACAGATGGTAGTGGAATTGTATTCGCGCTAG
- a CDS encoding 50S ribosomal subunit protein L15 encodes MNLHELAPARGAKKRRKRIGRGPGSGHGKTATKGHKGLLARSGGGKRPGFEGGQMPLVRRLPKFGFRNPSRVEYAIVNLTSLVDWTGSQTITPQAMVDAGLVKRKKRPIKILGNGELKKPLVVQAHKFSKSAEAKIQAAGGRVEVIGGA; translated from the coding sequence ATGAATCTTCATGAATTGGCCCCAGCAAGAGGGGCAAAAAAACGACGTAAGCGTATTGGGCGTGGGCCGGGTTCCGGTCATGGAAAGACTGCCACCAAGGGGCATAAAGGGTTACTGGCTCGATCTGGGGGAGGTAAGCGTCCCGGTTTCGAGGGTGGACAGATGCCGTTGGTGCGTCGGCTTCCAAAGTTTGGTTTCAGGAACCCATCAAGAGTGGAATATGCCATCGTCAATCTGACAAGTCTTGTAGATTGGACAGGAAGCCAAACCATCACTCCACAGGCGATGGTTGATGCTGGATTAGTGAAGCGGAAAAAACGACCGATCAAGATTCTAGGTAACGGCGAACTAAAGAAGCCTCTCGTCGTGCAGGCTCATAAATTCAGTAAGTCGGCAGAGGCGAAAATCCAAGCGGCCGGAGGGCGAGTCGAGGTTATCGGCGGTGCTTGA